Part of the Cupriavidus basilensis genome is shown below.
AGGCACCTTACGGCCTGCTGATCATCGACTTCGTCAACGGCTTCGCCGATCCGGCCGTCTTTGGCGGCGGCAATATCCCCCAGGCCATCGCCAACACCGTGCCGCTGCTGGCCACGGCGCGCGAGCAGGGCTGGCCGGTGGCGCACAGCCGCATCGTGTTTGCCGACGACGACAGCGACCACAACATCTTCACGCAGAAGGTGCCCGGCCTGCTGGCCCTGAAGGAAGACAGCCACAACAGCGCCATCGTCGGGCAACTGGCGCCGCGCGCGGGTGAACTGGTGGTGCGCAAGACCGTGCCATCCGCCTTTTTCGGCACCTCGCTGGCCGCGTGGCTGAACCAGCGCGGCGTGCAGACGCTGCTGGTGGCGGGCTGCGTGACCAGTGGCTGCGTGCGCGCCAGCGTGGTCGATGCCATGTCGTACGGCTTGCGCCCGCTGGTGCTGTCCGATTGCGTGGGCGACCGCGCCATCGGGCCGCACGATGCCAACCTGTTCGACATGGCGCAGAAGAACGCCACGGTGATGCCGCGCGACGAAGCGCTGGCGATGCTGGCGCGGGCTACGGCCACAGCCACGGCTTAAGGGAAAGGCATTCGGCGATGCTGATGACCGCCGGATGCGAGGCTCAGGTGCGCTTGGCGCGTGCCGGCTTCTTGCGGGCGGCGGGCGCCGCCGCTTCGGCCTCGGCCGGGGCGATACCAGTGCCCGGCACGCAAACCGTGCTTAGCACCGTACGCTGGATCACATCGCGCCAGTGCTCCAGCGCCGGCTTGCTCATCATGGGCTCGCCCAGGAAAGCGCTGAGCGTATGATGATTCGAATTGTAGAAGTAGCCCAGCGACGCGATCACCAGGTAGATATCGCGGGCGAGCACATCGGGCTGGAACAGCCCGGCAGCCTTGCCGCGCGCCAGGATGCCGTCCAGCACCGACAGGGCGTAGCTGGAGATCTCCCTGAGCCGGCTCGACTTCTTGGCGTGCTTGCCCTGGCTCATGTTCTCGCTGGACAGGATGGCGACGAACTCGGGATGATCGAGGTAGTAGGCCCAGACGAAGTCGATCAGCTGGGTCAGCGCGCGCACCGGATCCTCGGGGTCGAGCTTGAGCGCCTGCTCGGCCTCGTTGAGCTGGATGTAGATGGTTTCGAGCACTTCGACGAACAGCTTTTCCTTGCTGCCGAAGTAGTAATAGATCATCCGGTCGTAGGTCTTGGCCAGCGAGGAGATCTTCTCCACGCGCCCGCCTTCGTAGCCGCGCAAGGCGAAGACCTTGATGGCGGCCTTGAGGATCTTGGCGCGGGTGTCCTGAGCTTGCCGGGCCCGGGTTCCGGCTGCCGCGCTTTTCTTAGCGGTCGGGGTGCTCATATGTTTGATACGTATTGCTTGTTCGAGGCTGGCAGTATAACGGTCAAGGCGGGCGGCGCCGGAATCCGGCAGTCCGCCAGCGTGCCTACCTGAGACATGGAACGAATGGAAACGACACCCGGCTGCGGACCCCGGTCCACCTCTTTTCCCGCATCGGCGCCGATGTCCCCGGGCGCGCAGCGCGACGCCCTGCTGCAGGCGCGCGGCGTGCTGCTGGTGACGCGCGCGCCGCAAGCCGCGCCGCGGCCCGCGCCCGGCCAGCCCGGCGCGGCCTCCGACTACATCGCCGCGCAGCCCGACATCTTCGTGGCGGTGCGCGACACCGGCGAGATCCTGGCCTTCAACGGTCACGTTGACCTGGGCACCGGCATCCGCACGTCGCTCGCGCAGATCGTGGCCGAGGAGCTGGAGGTGCCGGCGGCGCGTGTGGCGATGACGCTGGGCCATACCGAGGCAACGCCCAACCAGGGCCCCACCATTGCCAGCGCCACCATCCAGATCTCGGCGCTGCCGCTGCGCCGCGCGGCGGCGCAGGCCATGGCCTGGCTGCGCGAGCGCGCGGCGCAGCGTCTTGGCGTGGCGCCCGAAGCGCTGATCGCAGAGGATGGCCGCCTGCGCTTGCGCGGAACAGGCAATGAGAACGCCGAAGGCCTGGCCTACGGCGACCTGCTGGCCGGCGAGCATATCGAGCTGCCCCTGGCTGACGCCATTGCCACCAAGCCGGTCAGCGAATACCGCGTGGTCGGGCGCGCCGCGCCGCGTGTGGATATTCCCCCCAAAGCCACGGCGCAGCTCACCTTCGTGCACGATGTGCGCGTGCCCGGCATGCTGCACGGCCGCGTGGTGCGCCCACCCTACGCCGGGCGCGATAGCGGCGGCTTTGTCGGCACCAGCCTGCGCGGCGTCGACCGCGCGTCGATCCGCGACGTGCGCGGTGTCGTCGACGTGGTGGTGCAGGGCGATTTCATCGGCGTGGTGGCGCAGCGCGAGGAGCAGGCCATGCAGGCGGCGCGCCGCCTGCGCGTGGACTGGAAGCCGGCGCCGCCGTTGCCCCCGCTCAGCGAGCCGGATGACACCGAGGCCGCGCTGCGCGCCAATCCCGCGACACGCCGCACGCTGGTGGAAGAGGGCGACGCCCAAGGCGCCTTCGACTCCGCTGACCGGATACTGTCGCGTGGCTACACGTGGCCCTACCAGATGCACGGCTCCATCGGCCCGTCGTGCGCCGTGGCGGACTACCGCGAAGATGGCCTCACGGTCTGGTCCGGCACGCAAAACCCGCATGTGTTGCGCATCGACCTGGCGCGCCTGACCGGCCTGGATGAAGGCCGCATCGAGATCGTGCGCATGGAGGCCGCCGGCTGCTATGGCCGCAACTGCGCCGACGACGTTTGCGCCGATGCGGTGCTGCTGTCGCGCGCGGTAGGCCGCCCGGTGCGGGTGCAACTCAGCCGCGAGCAGGAACATCTCTGGGAGCCCAAGGGCGCGGCACAGCTGATGGACGTGCGCGGCGCCATCGGCCCCGATGGCGAATTGCTGGCCTACGATTTCGTCAGCCGCTATCCGTCCAACGATGCGCCCACGCTGGCGCTGCTGCTGACCGGCGTGGTCGACAACGCGCCGCGCATGTTGCAGATGGGCGACCGCACCGCGGTGCCGCCTTACCAGTACGCCGCCACGCGCATCGGTTGCGACGACACGCCGGCCATCGTGCGCGCCTCCTGGCTGCGCGGCGTGTCCGCGCTGCCAAACGTGTTCGCGCACGAGTCCTTTATCGACGAGCTCGCGCATGAGTCCGGCGCCGATCCGCTGGCGTACCGCCTGCGCCACCTGCCCGATGCGCGCGCAACAGACCTGCTGCGCGCGCTGGCGGCGCATGCCGGCTGGCGCGAAGGCGCGCGCGGCACGCGTGGCCGGCCGGATGCGGATGGGCTGCTGCGTGGGCGCGGCGTGGCCTATGCCCGCTATATCCACAGCAAATTCCCGGGCTTCGGCGCTGCCTGGGCCGCCTGGGTGGTGGACCTGACGGTCGCGCCCGATACCGGCCAGATCGTGGTGGAGCGGCTGGTGGTGGCGCAAGACACCGGCATGATGGTCAACCCCGACGGCGTGCGCCACCAGGTGCAGGGCAATGTGGTGCAGGCGCTTGGCCGCGTGCTCAAGGAGCAGGTGCGCTTTGACGCCAACGGCGTGGCCAGTCGCGAATGGGGCAGCTATCCGCTGCTGACCTTTACCGAACTGCCGCCCATCGAAGTGCTGCTGATGCCGCGCCAGGAGGAAGCGCCGATGGGCGCGGGCGAATCCGCGTCGCTGCCGGGCGCGCCGGCCATTGCCAATGCGCTGTTCGATGCCACGGGGGTGCGGCTGCGGCGCGCGCCCTTCACGCCGGAGGCGGTGCTCGCGGCGCTGGCCGGCCAGCCCGCCTGAGGCGGGCTTACTCTGGCTCGCCGTCCGCTGCGTTGCCGCGCTCGTCGCGCTCGTCGAACTCGCTCATCTTGCGCAACAGGTAGGTGATCGCCACCCGCTCGGCGGGATTGAGGTCGCCGAAAGTCTGCTCGGAGATCTTGTGCGCGAACGGCACGGTTTGCTCGATCAGCGCATGGCCGGCCGGGGTCACCGTGACCACGACCTTGCGGCGGTCGTTGGTATCGTGCGAGACGGCCACCAGCTCGCGCGCCTTGAGGCGCTCGATGATGCCGCGCACGGTGGCCTGGTCGATGGCGGTGGCCCGCACGATTTCGCTCAGCGAGCACGAGCCGCGCTCGTTGACCGCGCACATCACCACGAACTGCGCCGCGGTCAGCTGCGAGTCGGCAATGGTCTGCTGGAAGATCGCCACGTGGCGCTGGTAGGCGCGCCGCAGCAGGTGCCCGACTTGCTCGGTGAAATCGTAGTCGGCGGCGGCGGGTTTTTGCGCGGCGGTCTTGCGCGCGGAGGAGTTGGACACGATGGGCGGTCTGCAGGCATGAGATAAACGTGCCTCGGAGTATACCGAGCGGGGCCGCGCGCGGCGGGTTTTTTGCGCGTGCACGGCCCCGCACCGTGCAATCCGCTCAATCCGCTCGATCCGCGCAGCGGTGGATTTCCACAGTGATATGCACGAGCTCTTCGTGAACTGCAAGGGCGCTCCTGACGCGCGCTGCCGTCAGCGCAGGGTCGTGAGTCACCAGACTGACAAGGCAGGAGAATGTCTCCTTGCCCACTCGCCAGACATGAAGGTCGGCAACACGGGCACCCTCGTCGCCGGTATCGAAAGCCTGCAACACTTCGCGTACTTCATCCACGACCGGATGGTCCATTTCGCGATCGAGCAGAACGACGCCGGTTTGTTTCAACAGGCCGAAGGCCCATGCGCCGACCAGCCCGGCGCCAACGATGCCCATGACCGGGTCGAGCCAGCGCCACCCGAGCAGCCAGCCTCCGGCGAGTGCCAGAATGGCAAGCACCGATGTTGCGGCATCTGCCAGTACATGGACGTATGCCGAGCGCAAATTCAGGTCATGCTGGTGATGGCCGCCATGACCATGACCGTGTCCATGTTGGTGCCCATGCTCATGCCCATGTGCGTGGCCATGGGCATGCGCATCGCCCAGTATCAGCGCGCATCCTATATTGACAAGCAGTCCGATGACCGTGACTGCCATGGCTTCCTTGTAGTGAATGGCCTGCGGACTGAAGATCCGTTCCACGGACCCGAAGACCATCAAGGCGGCGATGCCGAGAAGAAAGATCGCGCTGGCGAATCCCGCCAGGATCTCGATCTTCCAGGTGCCGAAGGCGAACCGATGGTCATGCGCGTAGCGCCGCGCCGCCGCATAGGCAAAGGCGCTCAATCCGATGGCAAGCGCGTGGGAACTCATATGCCACCCGTCAGCCAGCAGCGCCATCGAGTTGAACCAGAGGCCGGCGGCGATTTCCACAACCATCATCGCGGCGGTGATCAGCATGACGAGGCGCGTTCCTCGCTCGGCAGCCTTGTTGCCTGAGTCGAATACGTGGGTATGCGTCCACGGGGTGATGTCATGTGTATGCATGGTCGATCTGCTTGGTTGTTGCCCAAGCAGCCGCAGGCTTGAGCAGTTTCGTGACGATTCGAGCGTGAAGCGGGCAATAGGCTGAGTGAGTCAGGCTGCTCATTTGAAGTAGCTGTGCACCACCTCGATGAGCTGCTCCCTGGCGTCGCCTTCGGACTCGCCATGGGCTGGCTCGGCTTCGACAAGGTGCGTGCGGATGTGGTCTTCCAGTACCACCGCCAGCAGGCCGTTCATGGCTCCACGGCAACTCGTGATTTGCTGCAGCACGTCCACGCAGCCGTGCTCTTGCTCGAGTGCGCGTTCGATAGCATCAATCTGGCCCCGGATGCGGCGCACCCGGTTCAGCAACTTCTGTTTTTCGCGGATTGTATGGCTCACGGCATCGCCTTAAATATAGTATGGGGGAGTATATATTCCCTGCCGGGAAAGGGACCATGTCCTTGCAAGCCGCGGGGTCTTGCCCGCTGTCCGGTACCTGGCAAGTCTTCCTGCTCGTCCTGCCATGAGAAGCGTTGACCACCTGCATCGCCCGCGTGGACAATGGTGCCAGTCGTGCCTTCTGCCAGAACCGAGAGAACTGCCACATGCCTTCTGCCGTTGCCGTTGCCGTTGCCGTAGCGGTTGCCGCCGCCTGCAGGCTTTCACTGCCGAGGCACCGCTCTCCAGGGCGCCAACCGCGCCAACAGCGAGATTCGCGGTGACCGGCCGTGGATGACGCCGATACGGCTTCGCCGGTGCCGGGCGCCAACCCGGGCGATCCGCCGCTGCGGCTGGCGCGTACCCGCACGGCACGCGCGCTGCTGACCGCGCTGGCGTTGCTGAGCCTGGGGGTGGCCATCCTCGGGCTGTTCGTGCCCGGCCTGCCCAGCACCGAGTTCATCCTGCTGTCCGCCTGGGCCGCGGCCAAGGGGTCGCCGCGCCTGCATGCGTGGCTGCTTGGCCATCGCGTGTTCGGCCCGATGCTCTACAACTGGCACAACGGCCGCATGGTGAGCCGCCGCGCCAAGTGGAGCGCCACGGCGGCCATGAGCATCTGCGGCGCCGTGCTGCTGTTCGGCATGCATCGGCCCTGGCTGGCCTACGGGGCAATTGCCTGCATGGCCTGCGTGCTGGCATGGCTGTGGCGCCGGCCCGAGCCGGCGGCCTGATGCCGCACCCGCCAGTTACGCTGCCTGGGTTTCGCGCGGCCTGGTCTTCCTTGCAGCCTTTACTGCCTTTACTGCCTTTACCACCTTTACCGGCCACGCCAGCATCGCGGTAGCAGCCAGCGCTTCGAGCGCGGCGCGCGACGCGCCATCGCGCGCCTGCATCGACATTCCCTGCATGACCGTGTTGAAGAACTTGGCCAGTGCTGGTGCATCCGTGCCGGCGGGTAGTTCGCCGCGCTGGATGCCCTGCTGGATGCAGGCCTGCAGGGCTTGCTCCTTTTCCTTGCGGCGCTGGCGCAGCGTGTCTTCGATATAGGCGCAGTCGGCCGAGCAACTGGTGCCCGTCATCAGGAAGCAACCGGCGGGGTTGCCCTTGGCGCTGAACAAGGCGGCTGCGCCGGCGAGCAGGCCGTGCACGGCGTCATGGGCGCTGCCAGCGCCTTGCAGCGGCGCGTAGAGCAGCGCGCCGTGGGTATCCGCATAGCGGTCCACGGCTTCGTAGAACAATTGCTCCTTGCTGCCGAACGCGGCGTACAGGCTGGGCGCGGTGATGGCCATGGCCTCGGTGAGCGCGGAGATCGAAGTGGAGCCATAGCCATAGCGCCAGAACAGCGACAGGGCCTGGCCCAGCGCCTCGTCGCGATCGAACTGCCTGGGCCGCCCGCGGCCCGCACCGGAAACACTCTTTTT
Proteins encoded:
- a CDS encoding N-carbamoylsarcosine amidohydrolase encodes the protein MHDEVKTYQRQGFGAALEPKAPYGLLIIDFVNGFADPAVFGGGNIPQAIANTVPLLATAREQGWPVAHSRIVFADDDSDHNIFTQKVPGLLALKEDSHNSAIVGQLAPRAGELVVRKTVPSAFFGTSLAAWLNQRGVQTLLVAGCVTSGCVRASVVDAMSYGLRPLVLSDCVGDRAIGPHDANLFDMAQKNATVMPRDEALAMLARATATATA
- a CDS encoding TetR/AcrR family transcriptional regulator — protein: MSTPTAKKSAAAGTRARQAQDTRAKILKAAIKVFALRGYEGGRVEKISSLAKTYDRMIYYYFGSKEKLFVEVLETIYIQLNEAEQALKLDPEDPVRALTQLIDFVWAYYLDHPEFVAILSSENMSQGKHAKKSSRLREISSYALSVLDGILARGKAAGLFQPDVLARDIYLVIASLGYFYNSNHHTLSAFLGEPMMSKPALEHWRDVIQRTVLSTVCVPGTGIAPAEAEAAAPAARKKPARAKRT
- a CDS encoding xanthine dehydrogenase family protein molybdopterin-binding subunit encodes the protein MSPGAQRDALLQARGVLLVTRAPQAAPRPAPGQPGAASDYIAAQPDIFVAVRDTGEILAFNGHVDLGTGIRTSLAQIVAEELEVPAARVAMTLGHTEATPNQGPTIASATIQISALPLRRAAAQAMAWLRERAAQRLGVAPEALIAEDGRLRLRGTGNENAEGLAYGDLLAGEHIELPLADAIATKPVSEYRVVGRAAPRVDIPPKATAQLTFVHDVRVPGMLHGRVVRPPYAGRDSGGFVGTSLRGVDRASIRDVRGVVDVVVQGDFIGVVAQREEQAMQAARRLRVDWKPAPPLPPLSEPDDTEAALRANPATRRTLVEEGDAQGAFDSADRILSRGYTWPYQMHGSIGPSCAVADYREDGLTVWSGTQNPHVLRIDLARLTGLDEGRIEIVRMEAAGCYGRNCADDVCADAVLLSRAVGRPVRVQLSREQEHLWEPKGAAQLMDVRGAIGPDGELLAYDFVSRYPSNDAPTLALLLTGVVDNAPRMLQMGDRTAVPPYQYAATRIGCDDTPAIVRASWLRGVSALPNVFAHESFIDELAHESGADPLAYRLRHLPDARATDLLRALAAHAGWREGARGTRGRPDADGLLRGRGVAYARYIHSKFPGFGAAWAAWVVDLTVAPDTGQIVVERLVVAQDTGMMVNPDGVRHQVQGNVVQALGRVLKEQVRFDANGVASREWGSYPLLTFTELPPIEVLLMPRQEEAPMGAGESASLPGAPAIANALFDATGVRLRRAPFTPEAVLAALAGQPA
- a CDS encoding MarR family winged helix-turn-helix transcriptional regulator — translated: MSNSSARKTAAQKPAAADYDFTEQVGHLLRRAYQRHVAIFQQTIADSQLTAAQFVVMCAVNERGSCSLSEIVRATAIDQATVRGIIERLKARELVAVSHDTNDRRKVVVTVTPAGHALIEQTVPFAHKISEQTFGDLNPAERVAITYLLRKMSEFDERDERGNAADGEPE
- the dmeF gene encoding CDF family Co(II)/Ni(II) efflux transporter DmeF; this encodes MHTHDITPWTHTHVFDSGNKAAERGTRLVMLITAAMMVVEIAAGLWFNSMALLADGWHMSSHALAIGLSAFAYAAARRYAHDHRFAFGTWKIEILAGFASAIFLLGIAALMVFGSVERIFSPQAIHYKEAMAVTVIGLLVNIGCALILGDAHAHGHAHGHEHGHQHGHGHGHGGHHQHDLNLRSAYVHVLADAATSVLAILALAGGWLLGWRWLDPVMGIVGAGLVGAWAFGLLKQTGVVLLDREMDHPVVDEVREVLQAFDTGDEGARVADLHVWRVGKETFSCLVSLVTHDPALTAARVRSALAVHEELVHITVEIHRCADRAD
- a CDS encoding metal/formaldehyde-sensitive transcriptional repressor; translated protein: MSHTIREKQKLLNRVRRIRGQIDAIERALEQEHGCVDVLQQITSCRGAMNGLLAVVLEDHIRTHLVEAEPAHGESEGDAREQLIEVVHSYFK
- a CDS encoding YbaN family protein → MDDADTASPVPGANPGDPPLRLARTRTARALLTALALLSLGVAILGLFVPGLPSTEFILLSAWAAAKGSPRLHAWLLGHRVFGPMLYNWHNGRMVSRRAKWSATAAMSICGAVLLFGMHRPWLAYGAIACMACVLAWLWRRPEPAA
- a CDS encoding TetR/AcrR family transcriptional regulator, with the translated sequence MTTMKKSVSGAGRGRPRQFDRDEALGQALSLFWRYGYGSTSISALTEAMAITAPSLYAAFGSKEQLFYEAVDRYADTHGALLYAPLQGAGSAHDAVHGLLAGAAALFSAKGNPAGCFLMTGTSCSADCAYIEDTLRQRRKEKEQALQACIQQGIQRGELPAGTDAPALAKFFNTVMQGMSMQARDGASRAALEALAATAMLAWPVKVVKAVKAVKAARKTRPRETQAA